A segment of the Bacillus sp. es.034 genome:
AAAGATATAGGTTTGATGTGTATTATGTGGAAAATTACAGCATCCTTCTAGATTTGAAGATTATTCTCAGGACTGTGGGAGTTGTCTTATTTGGTGAAGACAGGTACGTCGATAAAAGGTTAGTTGATCTTAAAAAAGGTGTTAATGAAGCGGCTGTTACTAAAGAGGAGACTATTTCAAAATGAAAAAGATACTTGTAACAGGAGCTAATAGTTATGTAGGTACTTCATTTATCAAATGGTTATCTCTATATCCTGATAAATATAGTATTGATACTATTAGCCTGAGAGATAACCATTGGAAAGAGACTTCTTTTGAAGGTTATGATGTGGTGCTTCATACGGTGGGAATTGCACATGTTGATTCGAATCCAGACCCTAGAATGGAACAACAATACTATAAAGTAAATCGAGATTTAACCATACAAGCAGCTCAAAAGGCGAAAATTGAAGGTGTTAAACAGTTTGTTTTTTTAAGTAGCATTATCGTTTACGGTGATAGTAGTAAAATTAATAAAACAAGAGTTATCACTGAAGAAACGGTACCGACCCCTGCTAACTTCTATGGAAATAGTAAGTTGCTAGCTGAGAAAGGTATTATCCCCTTAGAAGACAATAACTTTAGAATTGCCATAATTCGACCTCCTATGATCTATGGAAAAGGATCAAAAGGTAATTATCCAAAACTAGCAAAAGCAGCTCAGAAGTTACCTTTATTTCCAGACATTCAGAATCAGCGTAGCATGCTACATATAGATAATTTATGCGAATTCTTACGTCTATTAATCGACAACAATGATAGGGGAATATTTTTTCCGCAAAATGCTGAATATGTAAAGACTAGTGAAATGGTTAAATTAATTGGAAAAGCTCATGGCAGGAAGATTAGGTTAACTAAAATATTCAATCCTGTTATCG
Coding sequences within it:
- a CDS encoding NAD-dependent epimerase/dehydratase family protein yields the protein MKKILVTGANSYVGTSFIKWLSLYPDKYSIDTISLRDNHWKETSFEGYDVVLHTVGIAHVDSNPDPRMEQQYYKVNRDLTIQAAQKAKIEGVKQFVFLSSIIVYGDSSKINKTRVITEETVPTPANFYGNSKLLAEKGIIPLEDNNFRIAIIRPPMIYGKGSKGNYPKLAKAAQKLPLFPDIQNQRSMLHIDNLCEFLRLLIDNNDRGIFFPQNAEYVKTSEMVKLIGKAHGRKIRLTKIFNPVIGLMGGRIEIINKVFGNLIYDRNLSSYKENYRIRDLQESIIRTEK